Genomic window (Acidimicrobiales bacterium):
ACCTGCGCCAGGTCGTCGGCGCCGAACTCGTAGCACTCGGGGCCGATGCAGGGCCCGACGACGGCGTCGACCCGGCCGGCGCCGAGGGCGGCCATGGCCGCCACCGCCCGCTCGACGACCCCGGCGGCCACCCCCCGCCAGCCGGCGTGGACGGCGCCGACCACGCCGTCAGGGCTGGTGAGCAGCACGGGCGCGCAGTCGGCCACGCCCACGGCGAGCACCGCGCCGGGCACGGCGGTGACGGCGGCGTCGGCGTCGCGGCCGGCGCCCTCCCCCGGCGCCGTCACGGTGACCACGCCGTCGCCGTGGACCTGCCGGAGCCAGGTCCAGGCCCCGGGCGCGACGGCCCGGCGGCGCTCGCCGAGCG
Coding sequences:
- a CDS encoding laccase domain-containing protein, giving the protein LGERRRAVAPGAWTWLRQVHGDGVVTVTAPGEGAGRDADAAVTAVPGAVLAVGVADCAPVLLTSPDGVVGAVHAGWRGVAAGVVERAVAAMAALGAGRVDAVVGPCIGPECYEFGADDLAQVVAALGPSVAAATAAGRPALDLVAAVRVAAARAGVATVDAVGRCTACEPGAFFSHRARRDAGRQVGVVWLAAA